From Prochlorococcus sp. MIT 1223, the proteins below share one genomic window:
- a CDS encoding adenylosuccinate synthase, protein MANVVVIGAQWGDEGKGKITDLLSRSADVVVRYQGGVNAGHTIVVDNKVLKLHLIPSGILYPKTVCLIGSGTVVDPKVMISEIDMLVESDIDISGLQLASTAHVTMPYHRLLDTEMEKQRGTQKIGTTGRGIGPTYADKAQRSGIRVIDLLDREKLKERLKTPLTEKNGLLKKIYEVEPLDLNEVINEYIEYGKRLKPHVVDCTRAIHQAARKKQNILFEGAQGTLLDLDHGTYPFVTSSNPISGGACIGAGVGPTLIDRVIGVAKAYTTRVGEGPFPTELQGEINDQLCDRGGEFGTTTGRRRRCGWFDGVIGKYAVEVNGLDCLAITKLDVLDELDEIKVCIAYELNGERVEYFPSSAEDFGKCKPIFKTLPGWQCSTADCRRLEDLPTKAMDYLRFLAGLMEVPIAIVSLGANRDQTIVIEDPIHGPKRALLRA, encoded by the coding sequence TTGGCAAACGTTGTAGTCATAGGAGCACAATGGGGTGATGAGGGCAAGGGCAAAATCACCGATCTACTAAGTAGATCAGCTGATGTAGTAGTCCGATATCAAGGCGGTGTTAATGCTGGCCACACAATTGTTGTAGACAATAAAGTTCTAAAGTTGCATCTAATTCCATCCGGAATTCTCTATCCAAAGACAGTTTGTTTAATAGGTTCCGGGACAGTCGTAGATCCAAAAGTAATGATTAGTGAAATAGATATGCTTGTAGAAAGTGATATAGACATTTCAGGTCTTCAGCTGGCATCTACCGCCCATGTCACAATGCCTTATCACCGTCTCCTTGATACAGAGATGGAGAAGCAAAGGGGAACGCAAAAGATAGGAACAACTGGGAGAGGGATCGGACCTACATACGCAGACAAAGCACAGAGAAGCGGTATAAGAGTTATTGATTTATTAGATAGAGAAAAACTTAAAGAACGTCTTAAAACTCCATTAACGGAAAAGAATGGTTTACTTAAAAAGATTTATGAAGTTGAACCTCTTGATTTAAATGAAGTAATAAATGAATACATAGAATATGGAAAAAGACTAAAGCCACATGTAGTTGATTGCACTCGAGCAATACATCAGGCAGCAAGAAAGAAGCAAAATATCCTTTTTGAAGGAGCTCAAGGAACACTTCTAGATTTAGATCATGGCACATACCCTTTTGTCACATCTTCCAATCCCATATCCGGAGGTGCTTGTATTGGCGCCGGGGTAGGTCCCACGCTTATCGATCGAGTTATTGGAGTAGCCAAAGCTTATACAACAAGAGTAGGAGAAGGCCCATTCCCTACAGAGTTGCAAGGAGAAATTAATGATCAACTTTGTGATAGAGGCGGTGAATTTGGGACAACCACTGGAAGACGAAGGCGATGCGGGTGGTTTGATGGTGTTATTGGAAAGTATGCAGTGGAAGTCAATGGTCTTGATTGCTTAGCCATAACAAAACTAGATGTACTTGATGAACTAGATGAAATAAAAGTCTGCATTGCATATGAGTTAAATGGAGAAAGAGTGGAATATTTTCCTAGTAGTGCAGAAGACTTTGGAAAATGTAAACCTATTTTCAAGACTCTTCCAGGATGGCAATGTTCCACTGCCGATTGTCGGAGATTAGAAGACTTGCCCACTAAAGCAATGGACTACTTAAGATTTCTCGCTGGATTAATGGAAGTGCCTATAGCAATAGTTTCTTTAGGTGCAAATAGAGATCAGACTATTGTTATTGAAGATCCAATTCATGGACCTAAGAGGGCTCTTTTAAGGGCTTAA
- a CDS encoding DUF2854 domain-containing protein — translation MNPLFSPGSIITVTGAMLSVIGLLAYFTNATNLSVPTFFYGVPILLIGLSLKTVELPPAKKVGTSYTLSPKSEKESTNELKKVVKDVTGWKYGPASHLESSLKVLNLWDIDNPPRLIEVEELASINGYGIRLRFELAGVSLERWKEKEARLSRFFAQGLKAEITSPSSGVLDLALTPKTNSTEQANNEGSS, via the coding sequence ATGAATCCTCTTTTTTCTCCTGGAAGCATAATTACAGTCACAGGGGCAATGTTGTCTGTAATTGGTCTTTTAGCGTACTTTACAAATGCCACAAATCTAAGTGTACCAACTTTCTTTTATGGAGTACCAATTCTCTTAATTGGTCTATCCCTGAAAACAGTTGAACTCCCTCCAGCAAAAAAAGTTGGCACTTCTTATACCTTAAGCCCAAAGAGTGAGAAAGAATCGACAAATGAACTCAAAAAAGTCGTCAAAGATGTAACAGGTTGGAAATATGGCCCAGCATCTCACCTGGAGTCTTCACTAAAAGTTCTAAATCTGTGGGATATAGATAATCCTCCTAGATTGATAGAAGTTGAAGAATTAGCTTCTATTAACGGCTATGGTATTCGTCTTAGATTTGAGCTGGCTGGGGTCTCCTTAGAAAGGTGGAAAGAGAAGGAGGCTCGATTAAGTAGATTCTTTGCACAGGGTTTAAAAGCAGAAATCACTTCTCCCTCTTCAGGTGTTCTTGATTTAGCCCTAACTCCAAAAACAAATTCAACAGAACAAGCTAATAATGAAGGATCAAGTTAA
- the lepB gene encoding signal peptidase I: protein MNPSKTDVNQGKDSIRGKKMENTNIWFDFWIPLFITLGLYVGIRSYIAEARYIPSGSMLPGLQINDRLLIEKITFRNRVPKRGEIVVFNSPYAFDEELLAKRSKRLPSSFKCVVSSLPLINYFPSLGDPACDAYIKRIVAVGGDQVWVNSKGEVSVNGQKLIEPYAANYCSFNFCNSLDLVVPMSHVLVLGDNRSNSWDSRFWPGGPLLPEAEIIGRAVWRFWPLDRIGTLKH from the coding sequence TTGAATCCAAGTAAAACTGACGTCAATCAAGGAAAAGATTCTATTAGAGGCAAAAAGATGGAGAATACAAATATTTGGTTTGATTTTTGGATCCCTCTTTTTATTACATTAGGTTTGTACGTAGGCATTCGAAGTTATATAGCGGAGGCGAGATATATTCCGTCTGGATCAATGCTTCCAGGTTTACAGATAAATGATCGTCTATTAATTGAAAAAATAACATTTAGGAACAGAGTCCCTAAACGAGGTGAGATTGTGGTGTTTAACTCTCCTTATGCATTTGATGAAGAATTGTTGGCTAAACGCTCTAAGAGATTGCCTTCTTCTTTTAAATGTGTGGTTTCCAGCCTCCCTTTAATTAACTATTTTCCGAGCTTGGGGGATCCGGCATGTGATGCCTACATCAAACGTATAGTGGCGGTCGGTGGTGATCAAGTTTGGGTGAATTCAAAAGGTGAAGTTTCAGTAAATGGTCAGAAGTTAATAGAGCCATATGCTGCGAATTACTGTAGCTTCAACTTCTGTAATTCCCTTGATCTGGTGGTTCCAATGTCTCATGTATTAGTTTTAGGAGACAACCGAAGCAACAGTTGGGATAGTCGTTTTTGGCCTGGTGGCCCTCTTTTACCTGAGGCTGAGATTATAGGAAGAGCTGTATGGAGATTTTGGCCTTTAGATAGGATTGGAACTCTTAAGCATTAA
- the psb27 gene encoding photosystem II protein Psb27 — protein sequence MIYSLHPRILGVLKSVLSLCICALLAIFPFGISADAGRTSMTGDYSKDTMNVAKVLKASVVLPESDQEESISDEETVFLITDYISRYRNRSQVNKSVSFTTMQTALNSLAGHYKTFPNRPVPENLKNRLEEELSKAEALVLKQS from the coding sequence ATGATTTATTCCCTTCATCCAAGGATCTTAGGAGTCTTGAAATCAGTTCTTTCACTTTGCATTTGCGCTTTATTAGCCATATTCCCATTTGGAATCAGCGCTGACGCCGGCAGAACTTCTATGACTGGTGATTACTCAAAAGACACTATGAATGTTGCAAAAGTCCTTAAAGCATCAGTTGTTCTGCCTGAATCCGACCAAGAAGAGTCAATTTCAGATGAAGAAACCGTTTTCCTTATCACGGACTACATTTCTAGATATAGAAACAGATCACAAGTGAACAAAAGTGTCTCATTTACAACAATGCAGACCGCTCTGAATTCATTAGCCGGCCATTATAAAACTTTTCCTAATAGACCAGTTCCTGAGAATCTAAAAAATCGCCTAGAAGAAGAGTTATCAAAAGCTGAGGCTCTTGTCTTGAAACAGAGTTAA
- a CDS encoding adenosine kinase, producing the protein MSNQENANYDSLDIVGIGNAIVDILVRIEESDLKNYSVSKGNMTLINEVEAHNLYNKIENSINKSGGSAANTLAGFSKLGGRAGFIGRVNNDLLGETFTKEIKSTGTYFKTSPSNKGPSTARCLILVTPDAERTMCTYLGASALLEPKDIDPGIIKNSEILYLEGYLFDAEAAKNAFYKAAKISKEYNKKVALSLSDSFCVNRHKESFLSLIKESVDILFSNESEIIALSESNSLEDALIKIKEICEIIVITLGDNGSIVISKDKKYKINPYVFGKVIDSTGAGDLYASGFLYGLIQKKDLETCGKIGSICAGHIVTQLGSRAEVSLQDLVKENL; encoded by the coding sequence ATGAGCAATCAAGAAAATGCAAATTACGATTCACTAGATATTGTTGGAATAGGTAATGCAATTGTAGATATTCTGGTAAGGATAGAAGAATCTGACCTTAAAAATTATTCAGTAAGCAAAGGAAATATGACTCTTATTAATGAAGTAGAAGCTCATAATCTATACAATAAAATAGAGAATAGCATTAACAAATCAGGCGGTTCAGCAGCAAATACTCTTGCAGGATTTTCTAAACTAGGCGGGAGAGCAGGTTTTATAGGGAGAGTAAACAATGACCTCTTAGGTGAGACATTCACTAAAGAAATTAAATCTACTGGCACTTATTTCAAGACCTCTCCAAGTAATAAAGGTCCTTCCACTGCAAGATGTCTAATTCTTGTTACTCCAGATGCAGAGAGAACCATGTGTACTTACCTAGGAGCCTCTGCTTTACTCGAACCAAAAGATATTGATCCTGGCATAATAAAGAATTCGGAAATCCTATATCTAGAAGGTTATCTTTTTGATGCCGAAGCAGCAAAAAATGCTTTCTATAAAGCAGCCAAAATTTCTAAAGAATATAATAAAAAAGTAGCCCTATCATTATCAGATTCATTCTGTGTTAATCGTCACAAGGAAAGCTTTCTTAGTTTAATAAAGGAAAGTGTTGATATTCTTTTCTCTAACGAATCTGAAATTATTGCACTTTCTGAGAGCAATAGCCTAGAGGATGCTCTAATAAAGATAAAAGAAATTTGCGAAATAATTGTTATTACACTTGGAGACAATGGTTCCATAGTGATTAGCAAAGATAAAAAGTATAAAATCAATCCATATGTTTTCGGTAAAGTTATAGATAGCACAGGAGCAGGTGATCTTTATGCTAGTGGTTTTTTATATGGTTTAATTCAGAAAAAAGACTTAGAGACATGTGGAAAGATAGGATCGATTTGCGCTGGTCATATAGTTACTCAATTAGGTTCCAGGGCAGAAGTATCTTTGCAAGATCTAGTCAAGGAGAATCTTTAA
- the cutA gene encoding divalent-cation tolerance protein CutA encodes MKEIELSKGLVMLLTTESNLNNAQKLSDYLLKKKYAACINFIEIKSSFWWNGVIEKSVDEVQVIIKTTEKKLKLILPVIKKIHSYDNPEIISIPIQVSRQYKEWANYSLGIKDSP; translated from the coding sequence ATGAAAGAGATTGAATTATCAAAGGGGTTAGTAATGTTACTTACTACAGAATCTAATCTTAACAATGCTCAGAAATTATCTGATTATCTTTTGAAGAAAAAATATGCAGCATGTATTAATTTTATAGAGATAAAATCATCATTTTGGTGGAATGGAGTGATTGAAAAATCTGTTGATGAAGTTCAAGTAATTATTAAAACTACTGAAAAGAAATTAAAGCTAATTTTGCCTGTAATTAAAAAAATACATAGTTATGACAATCCGGAAATAATTTCGATACCTATTCAAGTTTCTAGACAATATAAGGAATGGGCTAATTATTCGTTAGGGATTAAAGATTCTCCTTGA
- a CDS encoding precorrin-6A/cobalt-precorrin-6A reductase, which yields MQIRRNCQRHIWLLSGTGEGPYIARALIKYGWKVTVSVVSSQAAEPYIDFSLEELKVGPLDGVKGIKEFLEEAEKHSGFDWVLDATHPFALNISNNLHHACKEFNQALLRYVRPLEDCSGATLIHSSKELSHLDMKGQNILIALGARYLKEAVQSAKAAGAIVYARIFPTPESLQSALNCNIEPDNLAVVRPQNGELIGDFEMAICRRWSINGIVCRQSGGKTEKLWIEISRRRKLKLWLISRPFYPDKVETIHSLNKLLLRID from the coding sequence ATGCAGATTAGAAGAAATTGCCAGAGACATATCTGGTTATTGTCTGGGACTGGTGAAGGCCCTTATATTGCGAGGGCTTTAATAAAGTATGGATGGAAAGTAACTGTAAGTGTTGTTTCAAGTCAAGCTGCTGAGCCATATATTGATTTCTCATTGGAAGAATTAAAGGTCGGCCCACTTGATGGAGTAAAAGGAATAAAAGAATTTTTAGAAGAGGCTGAAAAGCATTCTGGCTTTGATTGGGTCTTAGACGCTACTCATCCATTTGCTTTAAATATAAGTAATAATCTCCATCATGCTTGTAAAGAGTTTAATCAAGCCTTACTTCGCTATGTAAGACCGCTAGAAGATTGCTCGGGCGCAACTTTAATTCATTCTTCAAAAGAACTTTCTCATTTAGATATGAAAGGTCAAAATATTCTTATAGCTCTTGGTGCTAGATATTTAAAAGAAGCTGTTCAATCTGCTAAAGCTGCTGGTGCAATTGTTTATGCTCGTATTTTCCCGACACCTGAAAGCTTGCAATCTGCATTGAATTGCAATATTGAGCCTGATAATTTGGCTGTAGTTAGGCCTCAAAATGGTGAGTTAATTGGTGATTTTGAAATGGCTATTTGCAGAAGATGGTCAATTAATGGAATCGTTTGTAGGCAGTCTGGTGGTAAAACAGAAAAACTATGGATTGAAATTTCAAGAAGAAGAAAACTTAAACTTTGGCTTATTTCTCGCCCATTTTATCCTGATAAGGTCGAAACTATTCATTCTCTTAATAAGCTTTTGCTTCGTATTGACTAG
- the argB gene encoding acetylglutamate kinase translates to MELDKDVDALRVSVLSEALPYIQRFAGKRIVIKYGGAAMAHKKLQKAVLRDIALLSTVGVQPVVVHGGGPEINNWLNKLKISSEFKDGLRVTRPETMDVVEMVLVGRVNKQIVKGINHLGARSIGLCGIDGNLIEARTFEDDSYGLVGEITKVNTDVLEPLLSKGYVPVISSVAASIDGQSLNINADTVAGEIAAALEATKLILLTDTPGILRDKDDQTTLISQLRLSEITQLINERIIEGGMLPKTECCIRALSQGVSAAHIIDGRIPHALLLEVFTKVGIGTMIIGSR, encoded by the coding sequence ATGGAGCTTGATAAAGATGTTGATGCTTTAAGGGTATCCGTCTTAAGTGAAGCACTGCCATATATTCAACGTTTTGCTGGCAAGAGAATAGTGATCAAATACGGAGGTGCTGCAATGGCACATAAAAAACTTCAAAAAGCCGTCTTAAGAGATATTGCCTTACTTTCTACTGTTGGAGTTCAGCCTGTAGTCGTTCATGGAGGTGGGCCTGAAATAAATAATTGGCTCAACAAACTTAAAATATCAAGTGAATTTAAAGACGGTTTACGAGTAACAAGGCCAGAGACTATGGACGTAGTTGAAATGGTTCTCGTTGGAAGGGTTAACAAACAAATAGTTAAAGGGATCAATCACTTAGGTGCCCGCTCAATAGGCCTTTGTGGAATTGATGGCAACCTCATCGAAGCAAGAACATTTGAGGATGACAGTTATGGCCTCGTCGGAGAGATCACGAAGGTAAACACAGATGTATTAGAACCTCTGCTCTCCAAAGGATACGTACCTGTCATTTCAAGTGTTGCCGCTTCTATTGACGGGCAATCATTAAATATTAATGCTGATACAGTCGCTGGTGAAATTGCAGCAGCATTAGAGGCCACAAAATTAATTCTTTTAACTGACACTCCTGGGATTTTAAGAGATAAGGATGATCAAACCACTCTTATAAGCCAACTCCGACTATCCGAAATCACTCAACTCATCAACGAAAGAATAATTGAAGGAGGAATGCTACCTAAAACAGAATGCTGTATTAGAGCCTTATCTCAAGGAGTATCAGCCGCACACATTATTGATGGCAGGATCCCTCATGCTCTTCTTCTTGAAGTCTTTACAAAAGTTGGCATCGGGACAATGATAATTGGGAGCAGGTGA
- a CDS encoding single-stranded DNA-binding protein yields MNHCMLEVQVKEAPTLRYTQDNKTPIAEMEVFFDNLRAEQPPSIIKVVGWGNMAQELQTNIKAEQKLVIEGRLRMNTVPKQDGTKEKKAEFTLSKIHLFSKDSQISNNAKNLSFDQNKSFTNPTSNSQSSPNKTDSDPSSKKELSWDTSPLVPDTDEIPF; encoded by the coding sequence ATGAACCATTGCATGCTTGAAGTCCAGGTCAAAGAGGCTCCTACTCTCCGTTATACCCAAGACAACAAAACGCCAATAGCCGAAATGGAGGTGTTTTTCGACAATCTCAGAGCAGAACAGCCTCCTTCAATAATCAAAGTAGTGGGATGGGGAAATATGGCACAAGAGCTTCAAACTAATATAAAAGCTGAACAAAAGCTTGTAATAGAAGGTCGTTTAAGAATGAACACCGTCCCTAAGCAAGATGGAACTAAAGAAAAAAAAGCTGAGTTCACTCTTTCTAAGATTCATCTTTTTTCAAAAGATTCTCAGATATCAAATAACGCAAAAAATCTAAGTTTTGATCAGAATAAAAGCTTTACAAATCCCACTTCAAATAGCCAATCATCCCCTAATAAAACAGATAGTGATCCATCTTCAAAAAAAGAATTGAGTTGGGACACATCGCCACTAGTTCCAGATACAGATGAAATACCTTTTTAG
- a CDS encoding resolvase, which yields MFNGSLQNSKDYSVDLGINNEIQAVMASSDSLIGIEEVQKSLNRSRASVYRYTNTDTRNINPAFNPRKLNPEYRTDQKDPLLFHPNEVARFAKDILRIKEVNVEVLNSPSTVTQNVLNSILEELRAIRLHLESNSDGSKPISSTQDIKDRSVA from the coding sequence ATGTTCAATGGATCGTTACAAAATTCTAAAGATTATTCAGTTGATTTGGGGATAAATAACGAAATACAAGCTGTAATGGCTAGTTCTGATTCATTGATTGGGATTGAAGAAGTCCAGAAATCTTTAAATCGCTCTCGGGCTTCTGTCTATAGATATACGAATACTGACACGAGGAATATAAACCCAGCTTTTAATCCTAGGAAATTAAATCCTGAGTATAGGACGGATCAAAAAGATCCTCTTTTATTTCATCCAAATGAGGTTGCGCGATTTGCTAAAGATATTCTAAGAATAAAAGAAGTTAATGTTGAAGTATTAAACTCTCCATCAACGGTTACTCAAAATGTTCTGAATTCTATATTGGAGGAGCTAAGAGCAATAAGACTACATTTAGAGAGTAATTCAGATGGATCAAAGCCCATCTCAAGTACACAGGATATAAAAGATAGATCCGTCGCTTAA
- a CDS encoding inorganic diphosphatase, with amino-acid sequence MDLSSIAPSPSKGLVNLIVEIPAGSRNKYEYFEDAGVMALDRVLHSSVRYPFDYGFVPNTLAEDGAPLDAMVIMEEPTFAGCLIRSRPIGVLDLHDTGAYDGKLLCVPVDDPRQKEITSIRQIASSQLEDVAEFFRTHKSLEGRVIEIDGWRDFDEVDELLERCVLANNQKI; translated from the coding sequence ATGGATTTAAGTTCTATTGCTCCTTCTCCATCAAAAGGGCTGGTTAATTTAATAGTTGAAATCCCCGCTGGAAGCAGGAATAAGTATGAATACTTTGAAGATGCTGGAGTAATGGCTCTTGATAGGGTTTTACATTCTTCCGTTCGTTATCCTTTTGACTATGGCTTTGTCCCAAACACTCTTGCGGAAGATGGAGCTCCACTTGATGCAATGGTAATAATGGAAGAACCTACTTTTGCGGGCTGTTTAATTAGATCTCGTCCTATTGGGGTTCTTGATTTACATGATACGGGTGCTTATGATGGCAAATTATTGTGTGTTCCGGTAGATGATCCTCGTCAAAAAGAGATAACGAGTATTCGCCAAATAGCATCGAGTCAACTTGAGGATGTTGCTGAATTCTTCAGAACTCATAAAAGTCTTGAAGGTAGAGTTATCGAAATAGATGGTTGGAGAGACTTTGATGAAGTTGATGAACTTTTAGAAAGATGTGTATTAGCTAACAATCAAAAGATTTAA
- a CDS encoding proline--tRNA ligase, protein MRVSRMMLSTQRNVPAEAEIVSHQLLLRGGFVRRVTSGIYAYMPLMWKTLQKITTIVQEEMDTKGALQTLLPQLHPADIWRRSDRWEGYTAGEGIMFNLKDRQGRELGLAPTHEEVITTITGEIINSYKQLPINLYQIQTKFRDEIRPRFGLMRSREFIMKDAYSFHQDELDLKSTYEDMNDAYKRIFYRCGLKTVAVDADSGAIGGSASQEFMVTAESGEDLILISSDETYAANQEKAISKYSKAIESNYKEFKIIATPNQKSIKDLCIKQNIDPSQIVKVIIMLAILKKKGRQPILISIRGDQELNEVKLSNEISKHLKDNLIDLISITNDDLKKENLNPLPFGSIGPDLENSFLKGAKTWNREFIRLADVTASELTNFVCGSNKKDEHRAGVNWDLIGNLPEVIDIRKAKAGDQCVHDNTKVLKECRGIEVGHIFQLGCKYSQSLDASFTNKDGIEKPFWMGCYGIGISRLAQAAVEQNNDEQGIIWPISIAPFEVIVTVANMKDLNQKICGEKLYKNFKEYGIDVLFDDRNERAGIKFKDADLIGIPWRVIVGRDSISNKVELYERSTRKTKLLEVEVAIQKLIEEIKAQRREFDPTPN, encoded by the coding sequence ATGAGAGTCTCGCGCATGATGCTGTCAACGCAGAGAAACGTCCCAGCTGAGGCTGAAATCGTCTCTCACCAGTTGCTTCTAAGAGGGGGCTTTGTTCGAAGAGTTACGTCAGGTATCTACGCATATATGCCTTTAATGTGGAAAACACTGCAAAAAATCACAACTATCGTCCAAGAAGAAATGGATACGAAAGGTGCACTTCAAACTCTTTTGCCACAACTTCATCCTGCTGACATCTGGAGAAGAAGCGATAGGTGGGAGGGATACACTGCAGGAGAAGGAATAATGTTCAATCTAAAAGACCGGCAGGGTAGAGAATTAGGATTAGCTCCCACACATGAAGAAGTTATAACAACAATCACCGGTGAAATAATTAATTCATATAAACAATTACCAATAAATCTCTATCAAATACAAACAAAATTTAGAGATGAAATTCGACCTAGGTTTGGGCTCATGAGAAGTAGAGAATTTATCATGAAAGATGCATATTCATTTCATCAAGATGAATTAGATCTTAAATCAACTTATGAGGATATGAATGATGCCTATAAAAGAATATTTTACCGATGTGGCTTAAAGACAGTTGCTGTTGATGCTGACAGTGGTGCTATAGGAGGATCTGCTTCTCAAGAATTTATGGTAACTGCTGAATCAGGAGAAGATCTAATTTTAATCAGCTCAGATGAGACTTATGCGGCAAACCAAGAAAAAGCAATCTCAAAATATTCAAAAGCAATTGAGAGTAATTATAAGGAGTTTAAAATAATAGCAACACCAAATCAAAAATCTATAAAAGACCTATGCATAAAGCAAAATATAGATCCATCACAAATTGTAAAGGTAATTATAATGCTTGCCATTTTAAAGAAGAAGGGTAGGCAACCAATCTTAATAAGTATTAGAGGTGATCAAGAGTTAAATGAAGTCAAGCTTAGTAATGAGATTTCTAAACATTTAAAAGATAACTTGATCGATCTTATTTCCATTACAAATGATGATTTAAAAAAAGAAAACTTGAACCCTTTACCTTTTGGTTCGATTGGCCCTGACTTGGAAAACTCTTTCTTAAAAGGTGCTAAGACTTGGAATAGGGAATTTATTAGACTTGCTGATGTAACAGCTTCTGAATTAACTAATTTTGTTTGTGGCTCTAATAAAAAAGATGAACATAGAGCAGGAGTGAATTGGGATTTAATCGGTAATTTACCAGAAGTTATTGATATAAGAAAGGCTAAAGCTGGTGATCAATGTGTACATGATAATACCAAAGTCTTGAAAGAATGTAGAGGGATAGAAGTTGGTCATATTTTTCAGTTAGGTTGTAAATATTCTCAATCGTTAGATGCGAGTTTTACAAATAAAGATGGAATAGAAAAACCATTTTGGATGGGGTGCTATGGAATAGGCATTTCTAGACTTGCTCAAGCTGCCGTAGAACAAAATAATGACGAGCAAGGCATAATTTGGCCTATATCAATCGCACCTTTTGAGGTAATAGTTACAGTTGCAAATATGAAAGACTTAAATCAAAAGATTTGTGGGGAAAAGTTATATAAAAATTTTAAAGAGTACGGAATAGATGTTCTTTTTGACGACAGAAATGAACGAGCAGGGATAAAATTTAAAGATGCTGATTTAATAGGTATCCCATGGAGAGTAATAGTGGGTAGAGACTCAATCTCTAATAAAGTTGAATTGTATGAAAGGTCCACAAGAAAAACAAAATTATTAGAAGTAGAGGTTGCTATCCAAAAACTAATAGAAGAAATCAAAGCACAAAGAAGGGAATTTGATCCGACTCCCAATTAG